Genomic DNA from Candidatus Afararchaeum irisae:
GTAAAATTCCCCGATAAGGGTTCTGGTCTGGTTGGAGGATTAGTTTAACTTTAGAGGAGTTTCTCTCTTAGCTCTTCTATGTATCCCGAGTTGGGGCTCAGACGGAACTCAAACTGATCGTCAGGATGTCGGTAATCGAGCAACTCTCTCCACGTGAAGTCGTTGCCGTACTTACGTGTAAATCCGGATGTAATACCTGCGAGAGCCTGTCCTCGATCCGACACGCGAAGACCGTGTTTTTGCTCTATCCTCTGGCGTATCTCCTCATTCAGGCTCCAGCCGTCTTCTTCGAGGAGGACACGTAAGAAGGCTTCCTGTAGGTCAGATAGATCCTTGAAGAAACCGTCGGGTAATTCACGTCCCTCGTCTGCGTCTCTCAGACCTCCTTTGGGGTCTATACTCCATTCTTCGAGAGCGTAATTTACTACTCTGTCTTCTCTTTCTTCGATTTCCTCGCGTCCGAAGCTACCGTACTCCGTGAGTACCTGTTGGACTCTCAGGGTTGACGAGGCATATGCCTTCTCTCCATCTTCCGAGGAAGTCTTTTTCTTCTCGAAGGGCAGGTCACCGTAGGAACTGTTCCAGTATCTGCTTGCGACTGTGAGATTCCCAAGCCGGTGTATGTTGTCCTCGAAGTCGTCTCTCAGACTCTCAGGTATATCCTCACGGCTTAGGTTGCGGGCGAGAATATGTTCGACCTCAAAGTCAGCCGAGAGGATGGTCTGGAGATCGCGCTTTGGGTTCTCGCCCCAGTCTATGTCGAGACTGCGTCCGTAATGGTAGAAGAGATACTTGATGTCCCTGCTAGACATGGTTTCGTAGAACTCGGGATCACGGAGTTGACGCTCAAACCTATCGTCGTCGACGTATCTTCGAGTGATGGATCTAAGACGGTCGATCACATTTTCATACGGGTACGAGTCATCTGAATAGACCGAGTGTGCGAGACTAACGAGCTTTCCGCGTCCTGTGTCTGACCGCCTGCCGTCGACAGCGTACATACGAAAGACGAGAGTTTCACACGCTCGAACGATCTCCGCCATCTTTTCGGGATCATCATCTCCGAACCTCATCTGGGATGCCATCAGAACCGGAAGCACGTTAGCGACCCGACCGAGCGCGAGAAGACGTCTGATACTGGAAGACAAAAATAAATAAAGATTGAATACAGTCTTCTCGGAAAACGTCGGATACGTACCCGTGTTATTCCCGGTATCCGACTTATAGGAAAAATTCATATTCACGTTCTTTTGTCCTTCAGTATGAGCCGGGTCTCAACACCTCCGGGACGCTGTGAAGGACGGAAGAGAGAAGCAAATGCGGAAGACGCTTCACGCAGGTTACGAGTATACTCGTCAATTTCGTCCTGTACTGCGTCGTGTTCTCCACTGCGGTACTTCTCCCTGAGACGTGACTTGAGACTGTCAAGACTGGAGAAGTACTCGTCGGGATCATACCCGTCGTAGATCCCCCAGTGGAAACGCTGTACGCTGTCCTCGGTAAACTCGCTGACTCTGTCGTGTCCATTCGTCAGTACGAAGAGTTCGTGGTAGATACTTCCGAATCTCTGTCTTATCCTCTCTTCCAACCCACCATCATCTCCCGAACGGTCGTCCATATACATCAGGAAGCTCTTCGTCTTGTCGAGAGAGGAGAGGGGCTTTCCCCGGTCGTTTAAGCTCTCGAAGACAGACGCGGCTTCTGAGGCTTCGTCTATCTCGACGACGTTGAGGGTGCAGTCGTACCTTAGCCTCTCCGAAAGATCCTTGACAGTAACGTCCTCCGGAAGACCCTCGAACTCCGACTCGAAGAAATCGCGAGCACGCTCCAGACGTTTCTGTGACGGTGTCTCGGGCTCTAAACTCGAACTCCCAAAGAGACTGTCACGGAAGAACTCCTTATCTTGATCCTGTGGCATGAGACGGGGTCGTCTGTCAACCGGGAATATGAGTCTGTCCTTTTCGACGGTCTCTGCGACTACATCGTCGTACCGTGTCGCTACGTCGAGAAGTATGAGTGCCGTCGTGAGACGTTGTTGACCGTCGACGACATCGTACCTGTTCAGGCGACGACCCCTGTCAGTTTTATACTGATCGTCGTGTCTGTCGAGTATGACATTTCCGAAGAAATGCGTGGAGTCATCGGGGAGATAACGCAGGTCGTCGATCAGATCCTCTAACTGAGATCTCTCCCACGAGTAGCTTCTCTGATAAGAGGGAATGTCGAAGAGACCGTCTTTGAAGAGCGACGACAGTGTCTCCGTTCGCGTTTCCATACGAGAAGTTTACACTGTGTATTTATTAATAGTGTCCACGGATGAGAGGTCAAGACCTAACCAGAACAGCGACACCGCTGTCGAAGTCACGCATCTCGACCGCCGAGAGCTCGGCGCGTCCCGTGGTCACGAGTTCATCGTCGGGTCCTGTGACCAGAACTTCATCGCGCGCCCTTATCTCGTCGTCGACGTCGGTCACGAACTTCGCGAATCCGTTTCTGCCGTCTTCGAGGTACGGAATGCTCTCGTCTCCGAATCTGACACGTAGCTTCGGCGGTTCGAAAGCCTCGTGGAGTCTCTGGGCACCCTCGAAGCTGAGTGTGAACTTTCCGTCGTTCTTGAGAGTCGCTATCCTCTCACCGCCTTCCTTGACCTGGCGTATACGTCCGCTCTTCGACGTCGTGAACTCGGAGTCGTCGGAGAAGAGGATGTCTCCCGCTTTCCTGCCGAACTGGTAGTCGGCTATCGTCTTCGCCGTCTCGAGGTTAGCCATAGGTACAAGAGGTCGACGGTGTGTAATCGCTTTTTGGTTTGTCGATGGAAAGGAATACGAACAGGAACAGGAACAGGTTTTTCGTCGTCAAGATGGTTGGATTGGACATGATAACCTCGGAAAGGATGTCAGTCGTCGACGCTAACGCCGAGTACCTCGGCGTCTCAGCGGATAAGCTGATGGAGAACGCCGGAGCCGGAGTCGCACGCGCTGTCGAGAGGGTCACGATGGGGAACCCCGAGAAGGAGATCACCGTCTTCGCAGGAAAAGGAAACAACGGAGGCGACGCATTCGTCGCGGC
This window encodes:
- a CDS encoding HNH endonuclease family protein, which encodes MSSSIRRLLALGRVANVLPVLMASQMRFGDDDPEKMAEIVRACETLVFRMYAVDGRRSDTGRGKLVSLAHSVYSDDSYPYENVIDRLRSITRRYVDDDRFERQLRDPEFYETMSSRDIKYLFYHYGRSLDIDWGENPKRDLQTILSADFEVEHILARNLSREDIPESLRDDFEDNIHRLGNLTVASRYWNSSYGDLPFEKKKTSSEDGEKAYASSTLRVQQVLTEYGSFGREEIEEREDRVVNYALEEWSIDPKGGLRDADEGRELPDGFFKDLSDLQEAFLRVLLEEDGWSLNEEIRQRIEQKHGLRVSDRGQALAGITSGFTRKYGNDFTWRELLDYRHPDDQFEFRLSPNSGYIEELREKLL
- a CDS encoding DUF262 domain-containing protein, with translation METRTETLSSLFKDGLFDIPSYQRSYSWERSQLEDLIDDLRYLPDDSTHFFGNVILDRHDDQYKTDRGRRLNRYDVVDGQQRLTTALILLDVATRYDDVVAETVEKDRLIFPVDRRPRLMPQDQDKEFFRDSLFGSSSLEPETPSQKRLERARDFFESEFEGLPEDVTVKDLSERLRYDCTLNVVEIDEASEAASVFESLNDRGKPLSSLDKTKSFLMYMDDRSGDDGGLEERIRQRFGSIYHELFVLTNGHDRVSEFTEDSVQRFHWGIYDGYDPDEYFSSLDSLKSRLREKYRSGEHDAVQDEIDEYTRNLREASSAFASLFRPSQRPGGVETRLILKDKRT
- a CDS encoding PUA domain-containing protein; this encodes MANLETAKTIADYQFGRKAGDILFSDDSEFTTSKSGRIRQVKEGGERIATLKNDGKFTLSFEGAQRLHEAFEPPKLRVRFGDESIPYLEDGRNGFAKFVTDVDDEIRARDEVLVTGPDDELVTTGRAELSAVEMRDFDSGVAVLVRS